A window from Odocoileus virginianus isolate 20LAN1187 ecotype Illinois chromosome 24, Ovbor_1.2, whole genome shotgun sequence encodes these proteins:
- the NAB2 gene encoding NGFI-A-binding protein 2 isoform X2 — translation MHRAASPTAEQPPGGGDSARRTPQPRLKPSSRAMALPRTLGELQLYRVLQRANLLSYYETFIQQGGDDVQQLCEAGEEEFLEIMALVGMATKPLHVRRLQKALREWATNPGLFSQPVPAVPVSSIPLFKISETAGTRKGSMSNGHGSPGEKAGSARSFSPKSPLELGEKLSPLPGGPGAGDPRIWPGRSTPESDVGAGGDEEAGSPPFSPPAGGGGPEGTGAGGLAAAGTGGGPDRLEPEMVRMVVESVERIFRSFPRGDAGEVTSLLKLNKKLARSVGHIFEMDDNDSQKEEEIRKYSIIYGRFDSKRREGKQLSLHELTINEAAAQFCMRDNTLLLRRVELFSLSRQVARESTYLSSLKGSRLHPEELGGPPVKKLKQEVGEQSHSEIQQPPPGPESYAPPFRPSLEEDSASLSGESLDGHLQEFEEGLLDRCPAPGPHPALVEGRRSSVKVEAEASRQ, via the exons ATGCACAGAGCTGCCTCCCCCACAGCCGAGCAGCCGCCGGGCGGAGGGGACAGCGCCCGCCGGACCCCGCAGCCCAGACTCAA GCCCAGTTCCCGAGCCATGGCCCTGCCTCGGACCCTGGGGGAGCTGCAGCTGTACCGGGTCCTGCAGCGCGCCAACCTTCTTTCCTACTACGAGACCTTCATCCAGCAGGGAGGGGACGACGTGCAGCAGCTGTGCGAGGCGGGGGAGGAGGAGTTCCTGGAGATCATGGCGCTCGTGGGCATGGCCACGAAGCCCCTCCACGTCCGACGCCTGCAGAAGGCTCTGAGAGAGTGGGCCACCAACCCAGGGCTTTTCAGCCAGCCCGTGCCTGCCGTGCCTGTCTCCAGCATCCCACTCTTCAAGATCTCTGAGACGGCCGGGACTCGGAAAGGGAGCATGAGCAATGGGCATGGTAGCCCAGGGGAAAAGGCGGGCAGTGCCCGCAGTTTTAGCCCCAAGAGCCCCCTTGAACTTGGAGAGAAGCTGTCACCATTGCCtggggggcctggggcaggggacCCCCGGATCTGGCCAGGCCGGAGCACTCCAGAGTCCGAtgtcggggcaggaggagacgaggAGGCTGGCTCACCCCCATTTTCCCCACCGGCAGGGGGAGGTGGCCCTgaggggactggggctggggggctggcagCAGCTGGGACTGGGGGTGGTCCGGATCGACTGGAGCCAGAGATGGTGCGCATGGTGGTGGAGAGCGTGGAGAGGATCTTCCGAAGCTTCCCAAGGGGGGATGCTGGGGAGGTGACATCCCTGCTGAAGCTGAACAAGAAGTTGGCACGGAGCGTGGGCCACATCTTTGAGATGGACGATAATGACagccagaaggaggaggagatccGCAAATACAGCATCATCTATGGCCGCTTTGACTCCAAGCGGCGGGAGGGCAAGCAGCTCAGCCTGCACGAG CTGACCATCAACGAGGCTGCTGCCCAGTTCTGCATGAGGGACAACACCCTCTTACTGCGGAGGGTGGAACTCTTCTCCCTGTCCCGCCAAGTGGCCCGAGAGAGCACCTACCTATCGTCCTTGAAGGGTTCCAG GCTCCACCCTGAAGAACTGGGAGGTCCCCCCgtgaagaaactgaaacaagAG GTTGGAGAACAAAGTCACTCTGAAATCCAGCAGCCTCCTCCCGGCCCTGAATCCTATGCTCCCCCATTCCGCCccagcctggaggaggacagCGCCAGCCTGTCTGGGGAGAGCCTGGATGGGCACTTGCAGG AGTTCGAGGAGGGGCTTCTGGACCGATGCCCGGCCCCAGGCCCGCATCCTGCGCTGGTGGAAGGCCGGAGGAGCAGCGTGAAAGTGGAGGCGGAGGCCAGCCGGCAGTGA
- the STAT6 gene encoding signal transducer and activator of transcription 6 isoform X1, with the protein MSLWGLVSKMPPEKLQRLYVDFPQHLRHLLGDWLENQPWEFLVGSDTFCCSMASALLSATVQSLQTSAGEQGEGSTILQHISTLESIYQRDPLKLVATCRHILQGEKKAVMEQFHHLPMSFHWKQEELKFNTVLRRVQHRVGETRLLREALQPGAEAGQVSLHSLIETPANGTGPSEALVTLLQETVGELEAAQALVLKRIQIWKRQQQLAGNGAPFEESLAPLQERCESLVDIYSQLQQEVGAAGGELDPKTRAALISRLDEVLRTLVASSFLVEKQPPQVLKTQTKFQAGVRFLLGLRFLGAPAKPPLVRADMVTEKQARELSMPQGPGAGAESTGEIINNTVPLENSVPGNCCSALFKNLLLKKIKRCERKGTESVTEEKCAVLFSTSLTLGPNKLPIQLQALSLPLVVIVHGNQDNNAKATILWDNAFSEMDRVPFVVAERVPWEKMCETLNLKFMAEVGTSRGLLPEHFLFLAQKIFNDNSLSMEAFQHRSVSWSQFNKEILLGRGFTFWQWFDGVLDLTKRCLRSYWSDRLIIGFISKQYVTSLLLNEPDGTFLLRFSDSEIGGITIAHVIRGQDGSPQIENIQPFSAKDLSIRSLGDRIRDLAQLKNLYPKKPKDEAFRSHYKPEQMGKDGRGYVPATIKMTVERDQPLPTPEPQMPTMVPPYDLGMAPDSSMNLQLCPDMVPQVYPPRSHSIPSYPALPREESVNMLPAFQEPHLPMPPSLSQMSLPFDQPHPQGLLPCPPQDHAVSSPEPLLCSDVTMAEDSCLSQPVGGFPQGTWVREDMFPPLLPPTEQDLTKLLLEGQGESGGGSLGAQPLLQPSPYGQSGISMSHLDLRANPSW; encoded by the exons ATGTCTCTGTGGGGTCTGGTCTCCAAAATGCCCCCAGAAAAGCTGCAGCGGCTCTATGTCGACTTTCCTCAACACCTGCGGCATCTCCTGGGTGACTGGCTGGAGAACCAGCCCTG GGAATTCCTGGTCGGCTCAGACACCTTCTGCTGCAGCATGGCCAGCGCCCTACTTTCTGCCACTGTCCAGAGCCTCCAGACCTCAGCCggagagcagggggaggggagcaccATCTTGCAACACATCAGCActctggag AGCATATATCAGAGGGACCCCCTGAAGCTGGTGGCCACTTGCCGACACATACTTCAAGGTGAAAAAAAAGCGGTTATGGAGCAG TTCCACCACCTGCCAATGTCCTTCCACTGGAAGCAGGAGGAACTCAAGTTTAACACAGTCCTACGGAGGGTGCAGCACCGGGTGGGGGAGACCCGCCTTCTCCGGGAGGCCCTGCAGCCTGGAGCTGAGGCTGGCCAAG TGTCTCTGCACAGCTTGATAGAAACGCCTGCCAACGGGACTGGGCCAAGTGAG GCCCTGGTCACGCTGCTGCAGGAGACTGTTGGCGAGCTGGAAGCCGCTCAGGCCCTGGTGCTGAAGAGGATCCAGATATGGAAGCGGCAACAGCAGCTGGCAGGGAATGGCGCGCCCTTTGAGGAGAGCCTGGCTCCACTACAagagag GTGTGAGAGCCTGGTGGACATTTATTCCCAGCTGcagcaggaggtgggggcagcTGGTGGGGAGCTTGATCCCAAGACCCGGGCAGCGCTGATTAGCCGACTGGATGAAGTCCTGCGTACACTTGTCGCCAG CTCTTTCCTGGTGGAAAAGCAGCCCCCCCAGGTTCTGAAAACTCAGACCAAGTTCCAGGccggggttcgattcctgctGGGCCTGCGGTTCCTGGGGGCCCCAGCCAAGCCTCCGCTGGTCAGGGCCGACATGGTCACGGAGAAGCAGGCGAGGGAGCTGAGCATGCCCCAGGGGCCCGGAGCTGGAGC AGAAAGCACAGGGGAGATCATCAACAACACCGTGCCCCTGGAGAACAGTGTCCCCGGGAACTGCTGCTCTGCGCTCTTCAAGAACCTG ctTCTGAAGAAAATCAAGCGGTGTGAGCGGAAGGGCACCGAATCTGTCACCGAGGAGAAGTGTGCTGTGCTCTTCTCCACCAGCCTCACGCTCGGCCCCAACAAACTCCCCATCCAGCTCCAG GCCCTGTCTCTGCCCCTGGTGGTCATCGTCCATGGCAACCAAGACAATAACGCCAAAGCCACCATCCTGTGGGACAATGCCTTCTCTGAGATG gaccGCGTGCCCTTTGTGGTGGCTGAGCGGGTGCCCTGGGAGAAGATGTGTGAAACTCTGAACCTCAAGTTCATGGCTGAAGTGGGGACCAGCCGGGGGTTACTCCCGGAGCACTTCCTCTTCCTGGCCCAGAAGATCTTCAATGACAACAGCCTCAGTATGGAGGCCTTCCAGCACCGTTCCGTGTCCTGGTCACAGTTCAACAAG gaGATCCTGCTGGGTCGTGGCTTCACCTTTTGGCAGTGGTTTGACGGTGTCCTAGATCTCACCAAACGCTGTCTCCGGAGCTACTGGTCAGACCG GCTGATCATTGGCTTCATCAGCAAACAGTACGTCACTAGCCTTCTCCTCAACGAGCCTGATGGAACCTTCCTCCTTCGGTTCAGCGACTCAGAGATTGGGGGCATCACCATTGCCCACGTCATCCGCGGCCAGGATG GCTCCCCACAGATAGAAAACATCCAGCCGTTCTCTGCCAAAGACCTGTCCATTCGCTCACTTGGGGACCGAATCCGGGACCTCGCTCAGCTCAAAAACCTCTACCCCAAGAAACCCAAGGATGAGGCTTTTCGGAGCCACTACAAAC CTGAGCAGATGGGTAAGGATGGCAGGGGTTATGTCCCAGCTACAATCAAGATGACTGTGGAAAG ggaccaaCCACTTCCCACCCCAGAGCCCCAAATGCCTACCATGGTGCCACCTTACGATCTTGGAATGGCCCCTGACTCCTCCATGAACCTGCAGCTCTGCCCAGATATGGT GCCCCAAGTGTACCCACCACGCTCTCACTCCATCCCCTCATATCCAGCCCTCCCCCGGGAAGAATCAGTCAATATGTTGCCAGCCTTCCAGGA ACCTCACCTGCCGATGCCGCCCAGCCTGAGCCAGATGAGCCTGCCCTTTGACCAACCTCATCCGCA GGGCCTGCTGCCGTGCCCGCCGCAGGATCACGCCGTGTCCAGCCCCGAGCCCTTGCTCTGCTCAGATGTGACCATGGCAGAGGACAGCTGCCTGAGCCAGCCAGTGGGGGGGTTCCCTCAAGGCACCTG GGTCCGTGAAGACATGTTCCCGCCCTTGTTGCCTCCCACGGAACAGGACCTAACCAAGCTTCTCTTGGAGGGACAAGGAGAGTCAGGGGGAGGGTCCTTGGGAGCCCAGCCCCTCCTGCAGCCCTCCCCCTACGGGCAGTCTGGGATCTCAATGTCCCACCTGGACCTAAGGGCTAACCCCAGCTGGTGA
- the STAT6 gene encoding signal transducer and activator of transcription 6 isoform X3 produces the protein MASALLSATVQSLQTSAGEQGEGSTILQHISTLESIYQRDPLKLVATCRHILQGEKKAVMEQFHHLPMSFHWKQEELKFNTVLRRVQHRVGETRLLREALQPGAEAGQVSLHSLIETPANGTGPSEALVTLLQETVGELEAAQALVLKRIQIWKRQQQLAGNGAPFEESLAPLQERCESLVDIYSQLQQEVGAAGGELDPKTRAALISRLDEVLRTLVASSFLVEKQPPQVLKTQTKFQAGVRFLLGLRFLGAPAKPPLVRADMVTEKQARELSMPQGPGAGAESTGEIINNTVPLENSVPGNCCSALFKNLLLKKIKRCERKGTESVTEEKCAVLFSTSLTLGPNKLPIQLQALSLPLVVIVHGNQDNNAKATILWDNAFSEMDRVPFVVAERVPWEKMCETLNLKFMAEVGTSRGLLPEHFLFLAQKIFNDNSLSMEAFQHRSVSWSQFNKEILLGRGFTFWQWFDGVLDLTKRCLRSYWSDRLIIGFISKQYVTSLLLNEPDGTFLLRFSDSEIGGITIAHVIRGQDGSPQIENIQPFSAKDLSIRSLGDRIRDLAQLKNLYPKKPKDEAFRSHYKPEQMGKDGRGYVPATIKMTVERDQPLPTPEPQMPTMVPPYDLGMAPDSSMNLQLCPDMVPQVYPPRSHSIPSYPALPREESVNMLPAFQEPHLPMPPSLSQMSLPFDQPHPQGLLPCPPQDHAVSSPEPLLCSDVTMAEDSCLSQPVGGFPQGTWVREDMFPPLLPPTEQDLTKLLLEGQGESGGGSLGAQPLLQPSPYGQSGISMSHLDLRANPSW, from the exons ATGGCCAGCGCCCTACTTTCTGCCACTGTCCAGAGCCTCCAGACCTCAGCCggagagcagggggaggggagcaccATCTTGCAACACATCAGCActctggag AGCATATATCAGAGGGACCCCCTGAAGCTGGTGGCCACTTGCCGACACATACTTCAAGGTGAAAAAAAAGCGGTTATGGAGCAG TTCCACCACCTGCCAATGTCCTTCCACTGGAAGCAGGAGGAACTCAAGTTTAACACAGTCCTACGGAGGGTGCAGCACCGGGTGGGGGAGACCCGCCTTCTCCGGGAGGCCCTGCAGCCTGGAGCTGAGGCTGGCCAAG TGTCTCTGCACAGCTTGATAGAAACGCCTGCCAACGGGACTGGGCCAAGTGAG GCCCTGGTCACGCTGCTGCAGGAGACTGTTGGCGAGCTGGAAGCCGCTCAGGCCCTGGTGCTGAAGAGGATCCAGATATGGAAGCGGCAACAGCAGCTGGCAGGGAATGGCGCGCCCTTTGAGGAGAGCCTGGCTCCACTACAagagag GTGTGAGAGCCTGGTGGACATTTATTCCCAGCTGcagcaggaggtgggggcagcTGGTGGGGAGCTTGATCCCAAGACCCGGGCAGCGCTGATTAGCCGACTGGATGAAGTCCTGCGTACACTTGTCGCCAG CTCTTTCCTGGTGGAAAAGCAGCCCCCCCAGGTTCTGAAAACTCAGACCAAGTTCCAGGccggggttcgattcctgctGGGCCTGCGGTTCCTGGGGGCCCCAGCCAAGCCTCCGCTGGTCAGGGCCGACATGGTCACGGAGAAGCAGGCGAGGGAGCTGAGCATGCCCCAGGGGCCCGGAGCTGGAGC AGAAAGCACAGGGGAGATCATCAACAACACCGTGCCCCTGGAGAACAGTGTCCCCGGGAACTGCTGCTCTGCGCTCTTCAAGAACCTG ctTCTGAAGAAAATCAAGCGGTGTGAGCGGAAGGGCACCGAATCTGTCACCGAGGAGAAGTGTGCTGTGCTCTTCTCCACCAGCCTCACGCTCGGCCCCAACAAACTCCCCATCCAGCTCCAG GCCCTGTCTCTGCCCCTGGTGGTCATCGTCCATGGCAACCAAGACAATAACGCCAAAGCCACCATCCTGTGGGACAATGCCTTCTCTGAGATG gaccGCGTGCCCTTTGTGGTGGCTGAGCGGGTGCCCTGGGAGAAGATGTGTGAAACTCTGAACCTCAAGTTCATGGCTGAAGTGGGGACCAGCCGGGGGTTACTCCCGGAGCACTTCCTCTTCCTGGCCCAGAAGATCTTCAATGACAACAGCCTCAGTATGGAGGCCTTCCAGCACCGTTCCGTGTCCTGGTCACAGTTCAACAAG gaGATCCTGCTGGGTCGTGGCTTCACCTTTTGGCAGTGGTTTGACGGTGTCCTAGATCTCACCAAACGCTGTCTCCGGAGCTACTGGTCAGACCG GCTGATCATTGGCTTCATCAGCAAACAGTACGTCACTAGCCTTCTCCTCAACGAGCCTGATGGAACCTTCCTCCTTCGGTTCAGCGACTCAGAGATTGGGGGCATCACCATTGCCCACGTCATCCGCGGCCAGGATG GCTCCCCACAGATAGAAAACATCCAGCCGTTCTCTGCCAAAGACCTGTCCATTCGCTCACTTGGGGACCGAATCCGGGACCTCGCTCAGCTCAAAAACCTCTACCCCAAGAAACCCAAGGATGAGGCTTTTCGGAGCCACTACAAAC CTGAGCAGATGGGTAAGGATGGCAGGGGTTATGTCCCAGCTACAATCAAGATGACTGTGGAAAG ggaccaaCCACTTCCCACCCCAGAGCCCCAAATGCCTACCATGGTGCCACCTTACGATCTTGGAATGGCCCCTGACTCCTCCATGAACCTGCAGCTCTGCCCAGATATGGT GCCCCAAGTGTACCCACCACGCTCTCACTCCATCCCCTCATATCCAGCCCTCCCCCGGGAAGAATCAGTCAATATGTTGCCAGCCTTCCAGGA ACCTCACCTGCCGATGCCGCCCAGCCTGAGCCAGATGAGCCTGCCCTTTGACCAACCTCATCCGCA GGGCCTGCTGCCGTGCCCGCCGCAGGATCACGCCGTGTCCAGCCCCGAGCCCTTGCTCTGCTCAGATGTGACCATGGCAGAGGACAGCTGCCTGAGCCAGCCAGTGGGGGGGTTCCCTCAAGGCACCTG GGTCCGTGAAGACATGTTCCCGCCCTTGTTGCCTCCCACGGAACAGGACCTAACCAAGCTTCTCTTGGAGGGACAAGGAGAGTCAGGGGGAGGGTCCTTGGGAGCCCAGCCCCTCCTGCAGCCCTCCCCCTACGGGCAGTCTGGGATCTCAATGTCCCACCTGGACCTAAGGGCTAACCCCAGCTGGTGA
- the STAT6 gene encoding signal transducer and activator of transcription 6 isoform X2, with amino-acid sequence MSLWGLVSKMPPEKLQRLYVDFPQHLRHLLGDWLENQPWEFLVGSDTFCCSMASALLSATVQSLQTSAGEQGEGSTILQHISTLESIYQRDPLKLVATCRHILQGEKKAVMEQFHHLPMSFHWKQEELKFNTVLRRVQHRVGETRLLREALQPGAEAGQVSLHSLIETPANGTGPSEALVTLLQETVGELEAAQALVLKRIQIWKRQQQLAGNGAPFEESLAPLQERCESLVDIYSQLQQEVGAAGGELDPKTRAALISRLDEVLRTLVASSFLVEKQPPQVLKTQTKFQAGVRFLLGLRFLGAPAKPPLVRADMVTEKQARELSMPQGPGAGAESTGEIINNTVPLENSVPGNCCSALFKNLLLKKIKRCERKGTESVTEEKCAVLFSTSLTLGPNKLPIQLQALSLPLVVIVHGNQDNNAKATILWDNAFSEMDRVPFVVAERVPWEKMCETLNLKFMAEVGTSRGLLPEHFLFLAQKIFNDNSLSMEAFQHRSVSWSQFNKEILLGRGFTFWQWFDGVLDLTKRCLRSYWSDRLIIGFISKQYVTSLLLNEPDGTFLLRFSDSEIGGITIAHVIRGQDGSPQIENIQPFSAKDLSIRSLGDRIRDLAQLKNLYPKKPKDEAFRSHYKPEQMGKDGRGYVPATIKMTVERPQVYPPRSHSIPSYPALPREESVNMLPAFQEPHLPMPPSLSQMSLPFDQPHPQGLLPCPPQDHAVSSPEPLLCSDVTMAEDSCLSQPVGGFPQGTWVREDMFPPLLPPTEQDLTKLLLEGQGESGGGSLGAQPLLQPSPYGQSGISMSHLDLRANPSW; translated from the exons ATGTCTCTGTGGGGTCTGGTCTCCAAAATGCCCCCAGAAAAGCTGCAGCGGCTCTATGTCGACTTTCCTCAACACCTGCGGCATCTCCTGGGTGACTGGCTGGAGAACCAGCCCTG GGAATTCCTGGTCGGCTCAGACACCTTCTGCTGCAGCATGGCCAGCGCCCTACTTTCTGCCACTGTCCAGAGCCTCCAGACCTCAGCCggagagcagggggaggggagcaccATCTTGCAACACATCAGCActctggag AGCATATATCAGAGGGACCCCCTGAAGCTGGTGGCCACTTGCCGACACATACTTCAAGGTGAAAAAAAAGCGGTTATGGAGCAG TTCCACCACCTGCCAATGTCCTTCCACTGGAAGCAGGAGGAACTCAAGTTTAACACAGTCCTACGGAGGGTGCAGCACCGGGTGGGGGAGACCCGCCTTCTCCGGGAGGCCCTGCAGCCTGGAGCTGAGGCTGGCCAAG TGTCTCTGCACAGCTTGATAGAAACGCCTGCCAACGGGACTGGGCCAAGTGAG GCCCTGGTCACGCTGCTGCAGGAGACTGTTGGCGAGCTGGAAGCCGCTCAGGCCCTGGTGCTGAAGAGGATCCAGATATGGAAGCGGCAACAGCAGCTGGCAGGGAATGGCGCGCCCTTTGAGGAGAGCCTGGCTCCACTACAagagag GTGTGAGAGCCTGGTGGACATTTATTCCCAGCTGcagcaggaggtgggggcagcTGGTGGGGAGCTTGATCCCAAGACCCGGGCAGCGCTGATTAGCCGACTGGATGAAGTCCTGCGTACACTTGTCGCCAG CTCTTTCCTGGTGGAAAAGCAGCCCCCCCAGGTTCTGAAAACTCAGACCAAGTTCCAGGccggggttcgattcctgctGGGCCTGCGGTTCCTGGGGGCCCCAGCCAAGCCTCCGCTGGTCAGGGCCGACATGGTCACGGAGAAGCAGGCGAGGGAGCTGAGCATGCCCCAGGGGCCCGGAGCTGGAGC AGAAAGCACAGGGGAGATCATCAACAACACCGTGCCCCTGGAGAACAGTGTCCCCGGGAACTGCTGCTCTGCGCTCTTCAAGAACCTG ctTCTGAAGAAAATCAAGCGGTGTGAGCGGAAGGGCACCGAATCTGTCACCGAGGAGAAGTGTGCTGTGCTCTTCTCCACCAGCCTCACGCTCGGCCCCAACAAACTCCCCATCCAGCTCCAG GCCCTGTCTCTGCCCCTGGTGGTCATCGTCCATGGCAACCAAGACAATAACGCCAAAGCCACCATCCTGTGGGACAATGCCTTCTCTGAGATG gaccGCGTGCCCTTTGTGGTGGCTGAGCGGGTGCCCTGGGAGAAGATGTGTGAAACTCTGAACCTCAAGTTCATGGCTGAAGTGGGGACCAGCCGGGGGTTACTCCCGGAGCACTTCCTCTTCCTGGCCCAGAAGATCTTCAATGACAACAGCCTCAGTATGGAGGCCTTCCAGCACCGTTCCGTGTCCTGGTCACAGTTCAACAAG gaGATCCTGCTGGGTCGTGGCTTCACCTTTTGGCAGTGGTTTGACGGTGTCCTAGATCTCACCAAACGCTGTCTCCGGAGCTACTGGTCAGACCG GCTGATCATTGGCTTCATCAGCAAACAGTACGTCACTAGCCTTCTCCTCAACGAGCCTGATGGAACCTTCCTCCTTCGGTTCAGCGACTCAGAGATTGGGGGCATCACCATTGCCCACGTCATCCGCGGCCAGGATG GCTCCCCACAGATAGAAAACATCCAGCCGTTCTCTGCCAAAGACCTGTCCATTCGCTCACTTGGGGACCGAATCCGGGACCTCGCTCAGCTCAAAAACCTCTACCCCAAGAAACCCAAGGATGAGGCTTTTCGGAGCCACTACAAAC CTGAGCAGATGGGTAAGGATGGCAGGGGTTATGTCCCAGCTACAATCAAGATGACTGTGGAAAG GCCCCAAGTGTACCCACCACGCTCTCACTCCATCCCCTCATATCCAGCCCTCCCCCGGGAAGAATCAGTCAATATGTTGCCAGCCTTCCAGGA ACCTCACCTGCCGATGCCGCCCAGCCTGAGCCAGATGAGCCTGCCCTTTGACCAACCTCATCCGCA GGGCCTGCTGCCGTGCCCGCCGCAGGATCACGCCGTGTCCAGCCCCGAGCCCTTGCTCTGCTCAGATGTGACCATGGCAGAGGACAGCTGCCTGAGCCAGCCAGTGGGGGGGTTCCCTCAAGGCACCTG GGTCCGTGAAGACATGTTCCCGCCCTTGTTGCCTCCCACGGAACAGGACCTAACCAAGCTTCTCTTGGAGGGACAAGGAGAGTCAGGGGGAGGGTCCTTGGGAGCCCAGCCCCTCCTGCAGCCCTCCCCCTACGGGCAGTCTGGGATCTCAATGTCCCACCTGGACCTAAGGGCTAACCCCAGCTGGTGA
- the NAB2 gene encoding NGFI-A-binding protein 2 isoform X1 produces MHRAASPTAEQPPGGGDSARRTPQPRLKPSSRAMALPRTLGELQLYRVLQRANLLSYYETFIQQGGDDVQQLCEAGEEEFLEIMALVGMATKPLHVRRLQKALREWATNPGLFSQPVPAVPVSSIPLFKISETAGTRKGSMSNGHGSPGEKAGSARSFSPKSPLELGEKLSPLPGGPGAGDPRIWPGRSTPESDVGAGGDEEAGSPPFSPPAGGGGPEGTGAGGLAAAGTGGGPDRLEPEMVRMVVESVERIFRSFPRGDAGEVTSLLKLNKKLARSVGHIFEMDDNDSQKEEEIRKYSIIYGRFDSKRREGKQLSLHELTINEAAAQFCMRDNTLLLRRVELFSLSRQVARESTYLSSLKGSRLHPEELGGPPVKKLKQEVGEQSHSEIQQPPPGPESYAPPFRPSLEEDSASLSGESLDGHLQAVGSCPRLTPPPADLPLALPAHGLWSRHILQQTLMDEGLRLARLVSHDRVGRLSPCVPAKPPLAEFEEGLLDRCPAPGPHPALVEGRRSSVKVEAEASRQ; encoded by the exons ATGCACAGAGCTGCCTCCCCCACAGCCGAGCAGCCGCCGGGCGGAGGGGACAGCGCCCGCCGGACCCCGCAGCCCAGACTCAA GCCCAGTTCCCGAGCCATGGCCCTGCCTCGGACCCTGGGGGAGCTGCAGCTGTACCGGGTCCTGCAGCGCGCCAACCTTCTTTCCTACTACGAGACCTTCATCCAGCAGGGAGGGGACGACGTGCAGCAGCTGTGCGAGGCGGGGGAGGAGGAGTTCCTGGAGATCATGGCGCTCGTGGGCATGGCCACGAAGCCCCTCCACGTCCGACGCCTGCAGAAGGCTCTGAGAGAGTGGGCCACCAACCCAGGGCTTTTCAGCCAGCCCGTGCCTGCCGTGCCTGTCTCCAGCATCCCACTCTTCAAGATCTCTGAGACGGCCGGGACTCGGAAAGGGAGCATGAGCAATGGGCATGGTAGCCCAGGGGAAAAGGCGGGCAGTGCCCGCAGTTTTAGCCCCAAGAGCCCCCTTGAACTTGGAGAGAAGCTGTCACCATTGCCtggggggcctggggcaggggacCCCCGGATCTGGCCAGGCCGGAGCACTCCAGAGTCCGAtgtcggggcaggaggagacgaggAGGCTGGCTCACCCCCATTTTCCCCACCGGCAGGGGGAGGTGGCCCTgaggggactggggctggggggctggcagCAGCTGGGACTGGGGGTGGTCCGGATCGACTGGAGCCAGAGATGGTGCGCATGGTGGTGGAGAGCGTGGAGAGGATCTTCCGAAGCTTCCCAAGGGGGGATGCTGGGGAGGTGACATCCCTGCTGAAGCTGAACAAGAAGTTGGCACGGAGCGTGGGCCACATCTTTGAGATGGACGATAATGACagccagaaggaggaggagatccGCAAATACAGCATCATCTATGGCCGCTTTGACTCCAAGCGGCGGGAGGGCAAGCAGCTCAGCCTGCACGAG CTGACCATCAACGAGGCTGCTGCCCAGTTCTGCATGAGGGACAACACCCTCTTACTGCGGAGGGTGGAACTCTTCTCCCTGTCCCGCCAAGTGGCCCGAGAGAGCACCTACCTATCGTCCTTGAAGGGTTCCAG GCTCCACCCTGAAGAACTGGGAGGTCCCCCCgtgaagaaactgaaacaagAG GTTGGAGAACAAAGTCACTCTGAAATCCAGCAGCCTCCTCCCGGCCCTGAATCCTATGCTCCCCCATTCCGCCccagcctggaggaggacagCGCCAGCCTGTCTGGGGAGAGCCTGGATGGGCACTTGCAGG CTGTGGGGTCATGTCCAAGGCTGACGCCGCCCCCTGCTGACCTGCCTCTGGCATTGCCAGCCCACGGGCTGTGGAGCCGCCACATCCTGCAGCAGACACTGATGGATGAGGGGCTGCGGCTAGCCCGCCTCGTCTCCCACGACCGCGTGGGCCGCCTCAGCCCCTGTGTGCCTGCGAAGCCACCTCTCGCAG AGTTCGAGGAGGGGCTTCTGGACCGATGCCCGGCCCCAGGCCCGCATCCTGCGCTGGTGGAAGGCCGGAGGAGCAGCGTGAAAGTGGAGGCGGAGGCCAGCCGGCAGTGA